TATCCCGGTCATATATTTTGTTTCCTGTTCATTAGGAATAATAATATCTGTCGCTTCTAAAACCTTCATAGTAATATTTTCAGCTGGCTTAGGATCTAGAATAACAAGAACATTATTTTTTTTTGCTTCCTGCATAGCATGAACTATTGTCTCTTCCGGCATTTCCATTTGAGCTAAGAGGATACCATAATCTTCAAATCCATTTACAGCTTTATCAATGTCTTCAGGAGAAAGGTAAGAATTAGCTCCTCTCATACCTACCATTGTATTAACAGCTACATCATCAATCATAATGATAGTTGTTCCTGTTGAAGCTTGCATTGTTCGTTTAATATGAGATATGTTCACCTGATTTTTCCTTAGCTCAGCAAGGAGAGCATCCCCAAACGAATCATGCCCTATACAACCAATTAACCTTCCCTCTTTTCCAAGTTTTGAAAGAGTTGTGACCGCATTCGCTCCTCTTCCTCCAGGCAACATATCAAGTTTTTCTCCAAAGACAGTCTCTCCCCGATTAGGGATATGTGGAGTTGATATAACCATATCCGTATTTAAGCTACCTACTACACATACTTTCAAAATACTTCCTCCTATCTAAAAAATTTCTT
This sequence is a window from Priestia filamentosa. Protein-coding genes within it:
- a CDS encoding PfkB family carbohydrate kinase produces the protein MKVCVVGSLNTDMVISTPHIPNRGETVFGEKLDMLPGGRGANAVTTLSKLGKEGRLIGCIGHDSFGDALLAELRKNQVNISHIKRTMQASTGTTIIMIDDVAVNTMVGMRGANSYLSPEDIDKAVNGFEDYGILLAQMEMPEETIVHAMQEAKKNNVLVILDPKPAENITMKVLEATDIIIPNEQETKYMTGIEIKNIDDAIQAGRYFESLGISQSIIKMGQRGALVYTPTRIEHVAAIPVKVVDSVVGGAFSGALACAFLEGKDIFKATRFACVVSALKVTRFGAQIGIPTLEELNEFIEENNLYDYLNGFTGRLTNNIYHSKNVELKVD